In one Mycobacteroides chelonae genomic region, the following are encoded:
- a CDS encoding AMP-binding protein, with amino-acid sequence MTRESTPRTDIAAMLLDRVGDRHLGLRTRDRDWTWDEVIGESAARGELARKLRAEGPFHIGILLENVPDFIFWLGGAALAGATIVGINPTRGPVEMAAEIRHTDCQLIVTDTRNLDRLRDLELGLTVDRFLVIDTPEYLAQIDENRTAASVSHGVGAQSLLLLLFTSGTTGASKAVKCSQGRLAQIAHLATDKFGHHRGDVDYCCMPLFHGNALMALWAPALANGATVCLIPTFSASRFLSDIRYFGATFFTYVGKALGYLLATAEQPDDAENQLVRGFGTEASPEDQAEFRRRFGAELFEGYGSSEGGGAVVLDPNAPPGALGRPVHEGVVIVDPETLRDCVAAVFDEHGRVLNADDAVGEIVDKQGRRGFEGYYKNDDADADRIRNGWYWTGDLGYLDAAGFIYFAGRRGDWIRVDGENTSALTIERVLRRHPAVIAAGAYAVPDPRSGDQVMASIEVANPEEFDVEGFTEYLARQEGLGSKGIPRFLRVSANLPVTGSNKVLKRDLQAQRWHTDESVFRWEGRGAPVYRRMSADDKTALDAQFTAYGRQRLL; translated from the coding sequence ATGACTCGTGAGTCCACTCCTCGGACCGATATCGCTGCCATGCTCCTGGACCGTGTCGGCGACAGACATCTAGGGCTCCGTACCCGCGACCGCGACTGGACATGGGATGAGGTGATCGGTGAGTCCGCCGCACGAGGCGAACTCGCGCGGAAGCTGCGGGCCGAGGGGCCCTTCCACATCGGGATCCTGCTGGAGAACGTTCCCGACTTCATCTTCTGGCTGGGCGGTGCCGCACTGGCCGGCGCCACCATCGTGGGTATCAATCCCACCCGAGGGCCTGTCGAGATGGCCGCCGAGATTCGTCATACCGACTGTCAGCTGATTGTCACCGACACCCGCAATCTCGATCGGTTGCGGGATCTCGAGCTGGGTCTGACGGTGGACCGGTTTCTGGTGATCGACACGCCCGAATACCTGGCGCAGATCGACGAGAATCGCACTGCGGCATCGGTTTCCCATGGAGTAGGTGCGCAATCGCTGCTCCTGCTGCTGTTCACGTCCGGAACCACGGGTGCTTCCAAGGCAGTGAAATGCAGTCAGGGTCGCCTGGCGCAGATCGCGCACCTGGCCACCGACAAATTCGGGCATCACCGCGGCGATGTCGACTACTGCTGCATGCCGCTGTTCCACGGGAATGCGTTGATGGCGCTGTGGGCCCCGGCGCTGGCCAATGGCGCTACGGTCTGTTTGATTCCCACCTTTTCGGCGTCACGCTTTCTGTCCGACATCCGGTACTTCGGCGCGACGTTCTTCACCTACGTCGGTAAGGCACTCGGATATCTGTTGGCCACCGCCGAGCAACCCGACGACGCCGAGAACCAGCTGGTGCGCGGATTCGGCACCGAGGCCTCGCCGGAGGATCAGGCCGAGTTCCGGCGACGATTCGGTGCGGAGCTGTTCGAAGGTTATGGATCCAGCGAGGGTGGGGGAGCCGTCGTGCTCGATCCCAACGCGCCGCCCGGCGCGCTGGGGCGCCCGGTGCATGAGGGCGTGGTGATCGTCGACCCGGAGACGCTACGAGATTGTGTTGCAGCAGTTTTCGATGAGCATGGACGTGTGCTCAATGCCGATGACGCGGTCGGTGAGATTGTCGACAAACAGGGGCGGCGCGGGTTCGAGGGCTACTACAAGAACGACGACGCGGATGCCGACCGCATCCGTAACGGGTGGTACTGGACCGGTGACCTCGGCTATCTCGATGCAGCCGGGTTCATCTACTTCGCGGGTCGTCGCGGTGACTGGATCCGGGTAGACGGTGAGAACACGTCGGCGCTGACCATCGAGCGGGTGCTGCGGCGCCACCCGGCGGTGATCGCGGCAGGTGCCTATGCGGTACCCGATCCGCGTTCCGGTGATCAGGTGATGGCATCCATCGAGGTGGCTAATCCGGAGGAGTTCGATGTGGAAGGGTTCACCGAGTACCTCGCGAGGCAGGAAGGCCTGGGTAGCAAGGGTATTCCACGTTTCCTGCGGGTGTCGGCGAACCTGCCGGTGACGGGCTCCAACAAGGTGCTCAAGCGCGACCTGCAAGCGCAGCGCTGGCATACCGATGAATCCGTGTTCCGTTGGGAGGGAAGGGGCGCGCCGGTGTATCGGCGGATGAGTGCGGATGACAAAACCGCACTCGATGCTCAATTCACGGCATATGGGCGACAACGGCTGCTGTAG